A window of Actinomadura rubteroloni contains these coding sequences:
- a CDS encoding isoprenyl transferase — protein MRRAVSPPYPHPDGAQPPKIPAELVPRHVAIVMDGNGRWAKERGLPRTEGHRRGEDALFDVIMGAIELGVPYVSAFAFSTENWRRSPDEVKFLMGFNRDVIRRRRDQLHEVGVRVRWAGRRPKLWRSVIKELESAEEMTRDNDVLTLQFCVNYGGRAEIVDAAAAIARDVRDGKLNPDRLNEKVFARYLDEPDIPDVDLFLRSSGEQRISNFLLWESAYAEMVFLDTLWPDFDRRHLWHACEIYASRDRRYGGAVPNPVEPSAARP, from the coding sequence GTGAGAAGGGCCGTTTCGCCGCCGTACCCGCATCCGGACGGCGCCCAGCCGCCGAAGATCCCCGCCGAGCTGGTGCCGCGCCACGTCGCCATCGTCATGGACGGCAACGGCCGCTGGGCGAAGGAGCGGGGGCTGCCGCGCACCGAGGGCCACCGGCGCGGCGAGGACGCCCTGTTCGACGTGATCATGGGCGCGATCGAGCTGGGCGTCCCGTACGTGTCGGCGTTCGCGTTCTCCACCGAGAACTGGCGGCGGTCGCCGGACGAGGTGAAGTTCCTCATGGGCTTCAACCGGGACGTCATCCGCCGCCGCCGCGACCAGCTCCACGAGGTCGGCGTGCGGGTGCGCTGGGCCGGACGGCGGCCGAAGCTCTGGCGCAGCGTGATCAAGGAGCTGGAGTCCGCCGAGGAGATGACGCGCGACAACGACGTCCTCACGCTCCAGTTCTGCGTGAACTACGGCGGCCGGGCCGAGATCGTGGACGCGGCGGCGGCCATCGCGCGGGACGTCCGGGACGGCAAGCTCAATCCGGACCGCCTCAATGAGAAGGTTTTCGCCCGTTATCTGGACGAGCCGGACATTCCGGATGTCGATCTCTTTCTCCGGTCGTCCGGCGAGCAGCGGATCTCCAACTTCCTGCTCTGGGAGTCCGCCTACGCCGAGATGGTCTTCCTCGACACGCTCTGGCCCGACTTCGACCGCCGCCACCTGTGGCACGCGTGCGAGATCTACGCGTCCCGCGACCGGCGCTACGGGGGAGCGGTGCCCAATCCGGTGGAGCCGTCGGCCGCGCGGCCCTGA
- a CDS encoding M4 family metallopeptidase yields MRCTIVPPHILDRVASADDPELRDIARRTLVLSSGARTERRMFPAEAAAPNEDFVPNRTIADAGHREETPGKTVRTEGGPATGDKSADNAYDWLGVTFDFYEAAYRRNSIDGAGLKLLSTVHYGKDYDNAFWDGSQMVYGDGDGRLFKDFTGPLDVSAHELTHGVTQYSANLEYYGQSGALNESMSDVFGSLVKQWHLKQTADKADWLIGEGLLADGVHGTALRSMKAPGTAYDDPNLGKDPQPGDMAHYVETYRDNGGVHINSGIPNHAFYLVATAIGGNAWEKAGKIWYETLTGGKLTSTADFKAFAGATAATAARLYGDTAAETKAVKEGWSKVGVRI; encoded by the coding sequence ATGAGATGCACCATCGTGCCGCCGCACATCCTGGACCGCGTCGCCTCCGCCGACGACCCCGAACTGCGCGACATCGCCCGTCGCACGCTCGTCCTCAGCTCGGGAGCGCGCACCGAACGGCGGATGTTCCCCGCCGAGGCCGCCGCCCCCAACGAGGACTTCGTCCCGAACCGGACGATCGCCGACGCCGGGCACCGCGAGGAGACGCCGGGCAAGACCGTCCGCACCGAGGGCGGTCCCGCGACCGGCGACAAGTCGGCCGACAACGCCTACGACTGGCTGGGCGTGACGTTCGACTTCTACGAGGCCGCCTACCGGCGCAACTCGATCGACGGCGCGGGGCTGAAGCTCCTGTCGACCGTCCACTACGGCAAGGACTACGACAACGCCTTCTGGGACGGCTCCCAGATGGTCTACGGGGACGGCGACGGCCGCCTGTTCAAGGACTTCACCGGCCCCCTCGACGTCAGCGCCCACGAGCTGACCCACGGCGTCACCCAGTACTCCGCCAACCTGGAGTACTACGGGCAGTCCGGCGCGCTGAACGAGTCGATGTCCGACGTGTTCGGGTCGCTGGTCAAGCAGTGGCACCTCAAGCAGACCGCCGACAAGGCCGACTGGCTCATCGGCGAGGGCCTGCTCGCCGACGGCGTCCACGGCACGGCGCTGCGGTCGATGAAGGCGCCCGGCACCGCCTACGACGACCCGAACCTCGGCAAGGACCCCCAGCCCGGCGACATGGCCCACTATGTCGAGACGTATCGGGACAACGGCGGCGTCCACATCAACTCCGGCATCCCGAACCACGCCTTCTACCTGGTCGCGACCGCCATCGGCGGCAACGCCTGGGAGAAGGCGGGGAAGATCTGGTATGAGACCCTGACGGGAGGGAAACTGACGAGCACGGCGGACTTCAAGGCGTTCGCCGGCGCGACCGCGGCCACGGCCGCCCGTCTCTACGGCGACACCGCCGCCGAGACCAAGGCCGTCAAGGAAGGCTGGTCGAAGGTCGGCGTGCGCATTTGA
- a CDS encoding metal ABC transporter permease codes for MEMFQLDFMRIAFAMAILIGLTAPAIGTFVVQRKMSLLGDGIGHIALTGIGIGLVTGSSPVLAALAVSVLGAVAIEALRARSRSGADVALAVLFYGGLAGGVVLTGREGGQVSLQSYLFGSISSVTATDLYVVAGLSAAVLAILAIFGRELFLLCQDEDLARAAGLPVRFLSVLIAATAAVTVVISMRAIGLLLVSALMIVPVAAAQQVARGFLGTMLTAMAAGVLSAVTGLAGSYEYDLAPGPSIVLLALAVFLAAVGTGTVLRRRRTASAAARDARASRRVDVRDVSMDAEPEVLGG; via the coding sequence ATGGAGATGTTCCAGCTCGACTTCATGCGGATCGCGTTCGCGATGGCGATCCTCATCGGGCTCACCGCGCCCGCGATCGGGACGTTCGTCGTCCAGCGCAAGATGTCGCTGCTCGGCGACGGCATCGGCCACATCGCGCTCACCGGGATCGGGATCGGCCTCGTGACCGGGTCCTCGCCCGTCCTCGCGGCGCTGGCGGTGTCGGTGCTCGGGGCCGTCGCGATCGAGGCGCTGCGCGCCCGCAGCCGCAGCGGCGCGGACGTCGCGCTCGCCGTGCTGTTCTACGGCGGGCTCGCGGGCGGCGTCGTCCTCACCGGCCGGGAGGGCGGGCAGGTGAGCCTCCAGTCGTACCTGTTCGGGTCGATCAGCAGCGTCACCGCGACCGACCTGTACGTCGTGGCGGGGCTGTCGGCGGCCGTCCTGGCGATCCTCGCGATCTTCGGCCGGGAGCTGTTCCTGCTCTGCCAGGACGAGGACCTGGCCCGCGCCGCCGGGCTGCCGGTCCGGTTCCTCAGCGTCCTCATCGCCGCGACCGCCGCCGTGACGGTCGTGATCTCGATGCGGGCGATCGGGCTGCTGCTGGTCAGCGCCCTGATGATCGTGCCGGTGGCCGCCGCGCAGCAGGTCGCGCGGGGCTTCCTCGGCACGATGCTGACCGCGATGGCCGCCGGTGTACTGTCGGCGGTGACGGGACTGGCGGGCTCGTACGAGTACGATCTTGCGCCGGGGCCGTCCATCGTGCTGCTCGCGCTCGCGGTCTTCCTGGCCGCGGTGGGCACGGGGACCGTCCTGCGCCGCCGCCGCACGGCGTCGGCCGCCGCACGGGACGCGCGCGCCTCGAGGCGCGTGGACGTCCGGGACGTGAGCATGGACGCCGAACCGGAGGTTCTCGGGGGATGA
- a CDS encoding OsmC family protein: MATTRTANAHWEGPLMGGEGKVSLDSSGLGVYDVTWASRAEDPGGRTSPEELIAAAHSTCYSMALSHALAGAGTPPASVDTRADVTFQPGEGITGIVLTVRASVPGISAEDFAAAAQGAKENCPVSKALTGTTITLDAALV, from the coding sequence ATGGCTACGACACGTACCGCGAACGCGCATTGGGAAGGGCCGCTGATGGGCGGCGAGGGGAAGGTCTCACTGGACTCGTCCGGGCTGGGCGTCTACGACGTCACGTGGGCGTCGCGCGCGGAGGACCCGGGCGGCCGCACCAGCCCGGAGGAGCTGATCGCGGCGGCGCACTCGACGTGCTACTCGATGGCGCTGTCGCACGCGCTGGCCGGGGCGGGGACGCCGCCGGCGTCGGTGGACACGCGCGCCGACGTGACGTTCCAGCCGGGTGAGGGCATCACCGGCATCGTCTTGACCGTCCGGGCGAGCGTCCCCGGCATCTCCGCCGAGGACTTCGCTGCGGCGGCGCAGGGCGCCAAGGAGAACTGCCCGGTCAGCAAGGCCCTCACCGGCACGACCATCACGCTGGACGCGGCCCTCGTCTGA
- a CDS encoding metal ABC transporter substrate-binding protein codes for MPASRTRPAVLAAALALAAAGLTACGDGGTGGRADVLAAFYPMAFLASRVGGPDVAVSTLTRPGAEPHDLELTPKQIGHVKKARLTVYVKGLQPAVDDAVRHQAGRRALDAAALVPLLPAPEGKGTDPHLWLDPSRMAVLATAVGERLARADPAHAPAYRDRAKTLAGQLTALDTAFRTGLRRCARTTIVTAHAAFGYLAARYGLRQVPVAGVDPAAEPSPRRLADLAALVRATGATTVFTETLASPKVAAALARAAGARTAVLDPLEGIRRGSDDDYLSVMRSNLTVLRSALGCP; via the coding sequence ATGCCCGCCTCCCGGACCCGTCCCGCCGTGCTCGCCGCCGCCCTGGCGCTGGCCGCCGCCGGGCTGACGGCGTGCGGCGACGGCGGCACCGGCGGACGCGCGGACGTGCTCGCCGCCTTCTACCCGATGGCCTTCCTCGCCTCCCGCGTCGGCGGCCCCGACGTCGCGGTCAGCACCCTGACCAGGCCCGGCGCCGAGCCGCACGACCTGGAACTGACGCCGAAGCAGATCGGCCACGTGAAGAAGGCCCGCCTCACCGTCTACGTCAAGGGCCTCCAGCCCGCTGTGGACGACGCCGTCCGGCACCAGGCCGGGCGCCGCGCGCTCGACGCCGCCGCGCTCGTCCCGCTGCTGCCCGCGCCCGAGGGCAAAGGCACCGACCCGCACCTGTGGCTCGACCCGAGCCGCATGGCCGTCCTCGCGACGGCGGTCGGCGAGCGCCTCGCCCGCGCCGACCCCGCGCACGCCCCCGCCTACCGGGACCGTGCCAAGACCCTCGCCGGGCAGCTCACCGCCCTGGACACAGCGTTCAGAACGGGCCTGCGACGCTGCGCCCGCACGACGATCGTCACCGCGCACGCCGCGTTCGGCTACCTGGCCGCCCGCTACGGCCTGCGGCAGGTGCCGGTCGCGGGCGTGGACCCGGCCGCCGAGCCGTCGCCGCGCCGCCTGGCCGACCTCGCCGCGCTGGTCCGCGCGACGGGCGCCACGACCGTGTTCACCGAGACCCTGGCCAGCCCGAAGGTCGCCGCCGCGCTCGCCCGCGCGGCCGGGGCGCGGACGGCCGTCCTGGACCCGCTGGAGGGAATCAGGCGGGGGTCGGACGACGATTACCTCTCCGTGATGCGCTCGAACCTGACCGTCCTCCGCTCCGCCCTGGGGTGCCCGTGA
- a CDS encoding DUF1906 domain-containing protein translates to MRNAVVLGATCSVAAVLVVGLRPSAAGTPGGPSAALNHAARTTVVAYRGVRVPVPAGWTVHRLDREPTRCVRYDVDAVYVGRPGSSAEPDCPARVIGGAAALHVEPLDTAGLRRRGPVRPDRLARYAVRATPEHLTRVALPEAGVTLSGVYGTDPAPLQDAIRRTRLTPSWSPDPPTAQPAGEPAPAARETSAAQPAAQPGEPPAAPSTTPRATSAAKPVTQAAATPAAAPSGKSAATPRKPVAQPGTAPGRPAATPPPKPRARPAAAPGGESAATPPKKRGAASGGKPAPTPSRKPAARPGDVPGGKPVARPGAASAGRPGAASGGKSSATSAGKTAARPGTGSAGRPGAAAGGRPVAGTSVARPGGKPRAGGGGTSAGEPVVRGGGAGKVVGEPVRAVQESARPHWVRGRAFDTCAAPSLATMRAWRTAYRIANIYIGGVSRGCAQPHLTRAWVRRVRALGYRLIPTYVGPQAPCTRYRARFTRGDARAEGAGAAADAVRRARALGIPAGSPIYADLEDYDSGDASCRTAVLDFVETWTRTLRAHHYVAGLYSSAASGIRDIGRAPRTRAKPPVVWFGHWDGRPSVYDSRYLNRAWWPPHRRIKQYRGSHRERHGGVALRVDANAVDGRVY, encoded by the coding sequence ATGCGCAATGCGGTGGTCCTCGGAGCGACGTGCAGCGTGGCAGCGGTCCTCGTCGTCGGGCTCCGGCCGTCCGCCGCGGGGACCCCGGGCGGGCCGTCCGCCGCGCTGAACCACGCCGCGCGCACCACGGTCGTCGCCTACCGGGGCGTCCGGGTGCCGGTCCCGGCGGGCTGGACCGTCCACCGGCTCGACCGGGAGCCGACGCGCTGCGTGCGCTACGACGTCGACGCCGTCTACGTCGGGCGCCCCGGCTCGTCCGCCGAGCCCGACTGCCCCGCCCGCGTCATCGGCGGCGCCGCCGCCCTGCACGTCGAGCCGCTGGACACCGCCGGCCTGCGCCGGCGCGGCCCCGTCCGGCCCGACCGCCTCGCGCGCTACGCCGTCCGCGCCACGCCCGAGCACCTGACCCGGGTGGCGCTTCCCGAAGCGGGCGTCACCCTGTCCGGCGTCTACGGCACCGACCCCGCCCCCCTCCAGGACGCCATCCGCCGCACCCGCCTGACCCCCTCCTGGAGCCCCGACCCCCCCACCGCACAACCAGCGGGGGAGCCCGCCCCAGCCGCGCGCGAGACGTCCGCCGCGCAACCCGCCGCGCAGCCGGGGGAACCGCCCGCCGCGCCGTCGACCACCCCACGCGCAACCTCCGCCGCGAAGCCCGTCACCCAGGCCGCGGCAACGCCCGCCGCCGCGCCGAGCGGCAAGAGCGCCGCGACGCCACGAAAGCCTGTCGCGCAGCCTGGCACCGCGCCGGGCAGGCCCGCCGCGACGCCGCCGCCGAAGCCCCGCGCCCGGCCCGCCGCCGCGCCGGGCGGCGAGTCTGCCGCGACGCCGCCAAAGAAGCGCGGCGCCGCGTCGGGCGGCAAGCCCGCTCCGACGCCGTCGCGGAAGCCTGCCGCGCGGCCTGGTGACGTGCCGGGCGGTAAGCCTGTCGCGCGGCCGGGCGCCGCGTCCGCCGGACGACCTGGCGCCGCGTCGGGTGGGAAGTCGTCCGCGACGTCGGCGGGGAAGACCGCCGCGCGGCCCGGTACCGGGTCCGCCGGGAGGCCCGGGGCCGCGGCGGGTGGGAGGCCTGTGGCGGGGACGTCCGTTGCGCGGCCCGGTGGGAAGCCTCGGGCCGGTGGGGGCGGGACTTCGGCGGGTGAACCCGTTGTGCGGGGCGGCGGAGCGGGGAAGGTTGTCGGCGAGCCGGTGCGGGCCGTCCAGGAGAGCGCGCGGCCGCACTGGGTGCGGGGACGGGCGTTCGACACGTGCGCGGCACCGAGTCTCGCGACCATGCGCGCCTGGCGGACGGCCTATCGCATCGCCAACATCTACATCGGCGGCGTGTCGCGCGGGTGCGCGCAGCCGCACCTGACGCGCGCCTGGGTGCGGCGCGTCCGGGCGCTCGGGTACCGGCTGATCCCGACCTATGTCGGGCCGCAGGCGCCCTGCACCCGCTATCGGGCGCGGTTCACGCGCGGCGACGCGCGCGCCGAGGGCGCGGGCGCGGCGGCCGACGCCGTCCGCCGGGCGCGGGCGCTCGGCATCCCCGCCGGCAGCCCGATCTACGCCGACCTGGAGGACTACGACAGCGGCGACGCGTCCTGCCGGACCGCCGTGCTGGACTTCGTCGAGACCTGGACGCGCACACTGCGCGCACACCACTACGTCGCGGGCCTCTACAGCAGCGCGGCGTCCGGAATCCGCGACATCGGGCGGGCGCCGCGCACGCGAGCCAAGCCGCCCGTGGTCTGGTTCGGCCACTGGGACGGCCGTCCGTCGGTCTACGACAGCCGCTACCTGAACCGCGCGTGGTGGCCGCCGCACCGCAGGATCAAGCAGTACCGGGGATCGCACCGCGAACGCCACGGCGGCGTCGCGCTCCGGGTGGACGCCAACGCGGTGGACGGCCGGGTTTACTGA
- a CDS encoding SCO4225 family membrane protein, with protein MTKRERAAALVAGGYAVVVVAVAIDAAVGLRTDDSGLSALGLLLVTLPLGAVVTGVTDALFGASLDGLKPGLPVLMMVASGFAQAWLLRLVVGGLWIRRGR; from the coding sequence ATGACGAAGCGCGAGCGGGCGGCGGCCCTGGTGGCGGGCGGTTACGCGGTAGTGGTGGTCGCCGTGGCGATCGACGCGGCGGTCGGGCTGAGAACCGACGATTCCGGGCTCAGCGCCCTCGGGCTGCTGCTCGTCACCCTGCCGCTGGGCGCGGTCGTGACCGGGGTGACGGACGCCCTTTTCGGTGCTTCCCTCGATGGCCTCAAGCCCGGACTTCCGGTGCTGATGATGGTGGCGAGCGGGTTCGCGCAGGCGTGGTTGTTGCGGCTCGTCGTCGGGGGGCTGTGGATTCGGCGTGGGCGCTGA
- a CDS encoding Fur family transcriptional regulator, producing the protein MTTTRRDAVRQALADREGFRSAQDIYADLRADGSKIGLTTVYRALQALSDAGEVDVLRTDDGEAVYRACRSEEHHHHLVCRECGRTVEVAGPAVESWADAIGAEHGFVEITHTVEVFGTCGECVARRS; encoded by the coding sequence ATGACGACGACCCGCCGCGACGCGGTACGGCAGGCGCTGGCCGACCGCGAGGGGTTCCGCAGCGCCCAGGACATCTACGCCGATCTGCGGGCCGACGGCTCCAAGATCGGTCTCACCACCGTCTACCGGGCGCTCCAGGCGCTCAGCGACGCCGGTGAGGTGGACGTCCTGCGCACCGACGACGGCGAGGCCGTCTACCGGGCGTGCCGCAGTGAGGAGCACCACCACCACCTGGTGTGCCGCGAGTGCGGCCGGACGGTCGAGGTCGCCGGGCCCGCCGTCGAGTCCTGGGCGGACGCGATCGGCGCCGAGCACGGCTTCGTGGAGATCACCCACACCGTCGAGGTGTTCGGGACGTGCGGGGAGTGCGTCGCGCGCCGTTCGTGA
- a CDS encoding metal ABC transporter ATP-binding protein, with amino-acid sequence MTGGVVRREGRAVLDGVDLRVAAGDVVALLGPNGAGKSTLVKALLGLLPLAAGRTEIYGTPPARFRDWRRVGYVPQRLPMGGGVPATVREVVASGRVARRSRWRPADRTADRAAVDRALDAVGLAGRARDSAHLLSGGQQQRVLIARALAGEPDAFVLDEPTAGVDAGSQSALAAVLAGLVAGGRTVVLVAHELGPLAPLVTRTVRLEHGRVAAEETA; translated from the coding sequence ATGACCGGCGGCGTCGTCCGGCGCGAGGGCCGCGCGGTCCTGGACGGCGTGGACCTGCGCGTCGCCGCCGGGGACGTCGTCGCGCTGCTCGGCCCGAACGGCGCGGGCAAGTCCACGCTGGTCAAGGCCCTGCTCGGGCTGCTGCCGCTCGCCGCGGGCCGCACCGAGATCTACGGGACGCCGCCCGCGAGGTTCCGCGACTGGCGCCGCGTCGGCTACGTCCCGCAGCGGCTGCCGATGGGCGGCGGGGTGCCCGCGACGGTCCGCGAGGTCGTCGCGTCCGGGCGCGTCGCCCGCCGGTCCCGCTGGCGCCCCGCCGACCGGACCGCCGACCGCGCCGCCGTCGACCGCGCGCTCGACGCCGTCGGGCTCGCCGGACGCGCCCGCGACTCGGCGCACCTGCTGTCGGGCGGCCAGCAGCAGCGCGTGCTCATCGCCCGCGCCCTCGCCGGGGAGCCGGACGCGTTCGTCCTTGACGAGCCCACCGCGGGCGTCGACGCGGGCAGCCAGAGCGCCCTCGCCGCCGTGCTGGCCGGGCTCGTCGCGGGCGGCCGGACGGTCGTGCTCGTCGCGCACGAACTCGGCCCGCTCGCCCCGCTCGTCACCCGGACTGTCCGCCTGGAGCACGGCCGCGTCGCCGCCGAGGAGACCGCCTGA
- a CDS encoding antibiotic biosynthesis monooxygenase family protein, whose translation MIAITRYRVPEADAPGFAAEMTAVLETLAACPGHRSGRLGRTVDDPSLWALVTEWDGAGYYRRALGTPGLRARFIPLSALAVDEPGAYEVVAFS comes from the coding sequence ATGATCGCGATCACGCGCTACCGCGTGCCCGAGGCGGACGCGCCCGGCTTCGCCGCCGAGATGACCGCCGTGCTGGAGACCCTCGCCGCCTGCCCCGGCCACCGCTCGGGGCGCCTCGGGCGGACCGTGGACGACCCGTCGCTCTGGGCTCTCGTCACCGAATGGGACGGCGCCGGATATTACCGCAGGGCCCTCGGCACCCCCGGCCTGCGCGCCCGGTTCATCCCCCTGTCGGCGCTTGCGGTGGACGAACCCGGTGCGTACGAGGTCGTCGCGTTTTCCTGA
- a CDS encoding TauD/TfdA dioxygenase family protein, with translation MTSPVLDPVRRTRSPRIKPVAGLIGAEVCRLRLAGGPDRATVAVLRDALLRHRVLFFRGQDDLDEAGLTAFAALLGTPETVADAEPGGTAFHTVESYASRPPKAVLLHALDVPAHGGDTVWANTVAAYDALPAELRDVADRLWARHARGGREAEHPLVRVHPATGERSLLLGGFARAIAGLSAEADSEALIRLFQDQVVRLENTVRWRWAPGDVALADNRATQVRVVRDFGDAPRRLRRITLAGETPGPVRARPPRR, from the coding sequence ATGACGTCACCGGTGCTGGACCCCGTCCGCCGGACGCGGTCCCCGCGGATCAAGCCCGTCGCCGGCCTGATCGGCGCCGAGGTCTGTCGGCTGCGCCTGGCCGGCGGGCCCGACCGCGCGACCGTCGCCGTCCTGCGCGACGCGCTGCTGCGCCACCGCGTGCTGTTCTTCCGCGGCCAGGACGACCTGGACGAGGCCGGGCTCACCGCCTTCGCCGCCCTGCTCGGCACCCCGGAGACCGTCGCGGACGCCGAGCCGGGCGGCACCGCGTTCCACACCGTCGAGTCCTACGCGTCCCGGCCGCCGAAGGCCGTCCTGCTGCACGCCCTGGACGTCCCCGCGCACGGCGGCGACACCGTCTGGGCCAACACCGTCGCCGCCTACGACGCGCTCCCGGCCGAACTGCGCGACGTCGCCGACCGGCTGTGGGCGCGGCACGCGCGCGGCGGACGCGAGGCCGAGCACCCGCTCGTGCGCGTCCATCCCGCGACGGGGGAGCGGTCGCTGCTGCTCGGCGGGTTCGCGCGCGCCATCGCCGGGCTCAGCGCGGAGGCCGACTCCGAGGCGCTGATCCGGCTGTTCCAGGACCAGGTCGTCCGGCTGGAGAACACCGTCCGGTGGCGGTGGGCGCCGGGCGACGTCGCGCTCGCCGACAACCGCGCCACACAGGTCCGCGTCGTGCGGGACTTCGGCGACGCGCCCCGGCGGCTGCGCCGGATCACGCTCGCGGGGGAGACGCCGGGGCCGGTCCGCGCCCGGCCGCCGCGCCGCTGA
- a CDS encoding glycine--tRNA ligase: protein MARRSDVMDAIVNLAKRRGLVYPSSEIYGGLRASWDYGPLGVELKNNVKRQWWKSMVQGREDIVGLDSSVILAREVWEASGHVNAFVDPLTECQSCHKRFRADHLEEAFEEKHGRAPAALADITCPNCGVKGAFTQPRMFNGMLKTYLGPVEDESGLAYLRPETAQGIFINYLNVQQSARRKVPFGIGQIGKSFRNEITPGNFIFRTREFEQMEMEFFVRPGSDEEWHQYWINERYQWYLDLGITKDNLRLFEHPAEKLSHYSKRTVDVEYRFGFIGSEWGELEGVANRTDYDLTTHSKASGTDLSFFDQESGERFVPYVIEPAAGVDRCTLTFMMDAYAEDEAPNAKGKPEKRTVMRLDRRLAPVKVAVLPLSRNTDLSPKARDLAAQLRRNWNVEFDDASGIGRRYRRQDEIGTPFCVTVDFDTLEDDTVTIRERDTMSQERIAISQVEGFLAAQLVGC, encoded by the coding sequence ATGGCACGCCGTTCCGACGTGATGGACGCGATCGTCAACCTCGCCAAACGCCGGGGTCTGGTCTACCCGTCGAGCGAGATCTACGGCGGTCTGCGCGCGTCGTGGGACTACGGCCCGCTCGGCGTCGAGTTGAAGAACAACGTCAAGCGCCAGTGGTGGAAGTCGATGGTGCAGGGCCGCGAGGACATCGTCGGCCTGGACTCCTCGGTGATCCTCGCCCGCGAGGTGTGGGAGGCGTCCGGCCACGTCAACGCCTTCGTGGACCCGCTGACCGAGTGCCAGTCGTGCCACAAGCGCTTCCGCGCCGACCACCTGGAGGAGGCGTTCGAGGAGAAGCACGGCCGCGCCCCGGCCGCGCTCGCCGACATCACCTGCCCGAACTGCGGCGTCAAGGGCGCGTTCACCCAGCCCCGCATGTTCAACGGCATGCTGAAGACCTACCTCGGCCCCGTCGAGGACGAGTCGGGCCTCGCCTACCTGCGTCCCGAGACGGCGCAGGGCATCTTCATCAACTACCTCAACGTGCAGCAGTCCGCGCGCCGCAAGGTCCCGTTCGGCATCGGCCAGATCGGCAAGTCGTTCCGCAACGAGATCACGCCGGGCAACTTCATCTTCCGGACGCGCGAGTTCGAGCAGATGGAGATGGAGTTCTTCGTCCGTCCGGGCAGCGACGAGGAATGGCACCAGTACTGGATCAACGAGCGTTACCAGTGGTACCTGGACCTCGGCATCACCAAGGACAACCTGCGGCTGTTCGAGCACCCGGCCGAGAAGCTGTCGCACTATTCCAAGCGCACGGTGGACGTCGAATACCGCTTCGGCTTCATCGGCAGCGAGTGGGGCGAGCTGGAGGGCGTCGCGAACCGCACCGACTACGACCTGACGACGCACTCCAAGGCGTCCGGCACGGACCTGTCGTTCTTCGACCAGGAGTCGGGCGAGCGGTTCGTCCCGTACGTCATCGAGCCGGCGGCGGGCGTGGACCGCTGCACGCTGACGTTCATGATGGACGCCTACGCCGAGGACGAGGCCCCGAACGCCAAGGGCAAGCCGGAGAAGCGGACCGTCATGCGCCTCGACCGGCGGCTCGCCCCGGTCAAGGTCGCGGTGCTGCCGCTGTCGCGCAACACCGACCTGTCGCCGAAGGCCCGCGACCTCGCCGCGCAGCTCCGCCGGAACTGGAACGTCGAGTTCGACGACGCGAGCGGCATCGGCCGCCGCTACCGCCGCCAGGACGAGATCGGCACCCCGTTCTGCGTCACCGTCGACTTCGACACGCTGGAGGACGACACGGTGACCATCCGCGAGCGCGACACGATGAGCCAGGAGCGCATCGCGATCTCGCAGGTCGAGGGCTTCCTCGCCGCCCAGCTCGTCGGCTGCTGA
- the recO gene encoding DNA repair protein RecO, translating into MTLYRDEGVVLRTQKLGEADRIVTVLTRRGGRIRAAAKGVRKTKSRFGARLEPFTHVDLQLYERRSLDLITQAETLRPYGEGLVTDYPRYTAGTAMLETAEKLTSEEGEPALRQFLLLVGGLRTLVERAHDPRLVLDAFLLRSLSVAGWAPALDECCRCGDRGGLRGFAIAAGGAVCARCRQPGAATPAPPTFALMLALLRGDWEYADGSEPRHRAECSGLVAAYLQWHLEHGIRSLRHVEREDSAASRPGRGTTEDDPNDREPV; encoded by the coding sequence GTGACCCTGTACCGCGACGAAGGCGTCGTCCTGCGCACCCAGAAGCTGGGCGAGGCCGACCGCATCGTCACGGTGCTGACGCGGCGCGGCGGACGGATCCGCGCGGCGGCCAAGGGCGTCCGCAAGACCAAGTCCCGGTTCGGGGCCCGGCTGGAGCCGTTCACCCACGTCGACCTCCAGCTCTACGAGCGGCGGTCCCTCGACCTGATCACGCAGGCCGAGACGCTGCGTCCGTACGGTGAGGGCCTCGTCACCGACTACCCGCGCTACACGGCGGGCACCGCGATGCTGGAGACGGCCGAGAAGCTGACCAGCGAGGAGGGCGAGCCCGCGCTGCGGCAGTTCCTGCTGCTGGTCGGCGGGCTGCGCACGCTGGTGGAGCGCGCGCACGACCCCCGGCTCGTCCTGGACGCGTTCCTGCTGCGGTCGCTGTCGGTGGCGGGCTGGGCGCCCGCGCTGGACGAGTGCTGCCGCTGCGGCGACCGGGGCGGGCTGCGCGGCTTCGCCATCGCGGCGGGCGGCGCGGTGTGCGCGCGGTGCCGCCAGCCGGGCGCGGCGACGCCCGCGCCGCCGACGTTCGCGCTGATGCTGGCGCTGCTGCGCGGCGACTGGGAGTACGCCGACGGCAGCGAGCCGCGCCACCGCGCCGAGTGCAGCGGTCTGGTCGCCGCCTATCTTCAGTGGCATCTGGAGCACGGGATCCGCTCGCTGCGCCACGTGGAGCGCGAGGACTCCGCCGCGTCCCGGCCGGGACGCGGGACGACCGAAGACGATCCGAACGACCGGGAGCCTGTGTGA